A portion of the Rhodopseudomonas sp. BAL398 genome contains these proteins:
- a CDS encoding AbrB/MazE/SpoVT family DNA-binding domain-containing protein → MTTTVTTKGQVTLPKKVRDAAGIQPGDKVEVRNTASGGIYIGKSGSEAAYLKRLQAIAKRYPIGGGTTDEIMRELRGDPADDYEK, encoded by the coding sequence ATGACAACGACCGTGACCACCAAGGGTCAGGTGACGCTGCCCAAGAAGGTGCGCGACGCCGCCGGCATCCAGCCGGGCGACAAGGTCGAAGTCCGCAACACCGCGTCGGGCGGAATCTACATCGGAAAATCCGGCTCCGAGGCAGCGTATCTCAAGAGGCTACAGGCGATCGCAAAACGCTATCCGATCGGCGGTGGAACGACGGATGAGATCATGCGCGAATTGCGAGGCGACCCCGCCGACGACTACGAAAAATGA
- the tam gene encoding trans-aconitate 2-methyltransferase produces the protein MADWSAEQYLMFEDERTRPARDLLAQIPIQDARKVADIGCGPGNSTALLVARWPQASVIGVDTSADMLKQARERLPEHKFIEANVAHWALPAGTDVVFANAVFQWVPDHLKQLKRLIGGLADGGVLAVQMPDNLDEPSHIMMREVAFQEPWRSQLATAAELRDALPKPGVYYDALRPLCSRLEIWHTVYNHALDDANAIVEWVKGTGLRPFVEPLDLPERKAYLAAYTARIAAAYPPQADGKVLLRFPRIFIVAIK, from the coding sequence ATGGCCGATTGGAGTGCCGAACAATATCTGATGTTCGAGGACGAGCGCACCCGCCCGGCGCGGGATCTGCTTGCGCAGATTCCGATTCAGGACGCGCGCAAGGTTGCCGATATCGGCTGCGGGCCGGGCAATTCGACGGCGCTGTTGGTGGCGCGCTGGCCGCAGGCCTCGGTGATCGGCGTCGACACCTCCGCCGACATGCTGAAGCAGGCGCGGGAGCGGCTGCCGGAGCATAAATTCATCGAGGCCAATGTGGCGCATTGGGCGCTGCCGGCGGGGACCGACGTGGTCTTCGCCAACGCGGTATTCCAATGGGTTCCGGATCATCTCAAACAGCTCAAGCGGCTGATCGGCGGGCTTGCCGACGGCGGCGTGCTGGCGGTGCAGATGCCCGACAATCTCGACGAGCCGTCGCACATCATGATGCGCGAAGTGGCGTTCCAGGAACCCTGGCGGTCGCAATTGGCCACGGCCGCCGAGCTGCGCGACGCGCTGCCGAAGCCGGGCGTCTATTACGATGCGCTGCGGCCGCTGTGCTCGCGGCTCGAGATCTGGCACACCGTCTATAATCACGCGCTCGACGACGCCAACGCGATCGTCGAATGGGTCAAGGGCACCGGGCTGCGGCCGTTCGTCGAGCCGCTCGATCTGCCCGAGCGCAAGGCCTATCTGGCGGCCTATACGGCGCGGATCGCCGCCGCCTATCCGCCGCAGGCCGACGGCAAGGTGCTGCTGCGGTTTCCGCGGATCTTCATCGTGGCGATCAAGTGA
- a CDS encoding lytic murein transglycosylase — translation MRIGAVVVLALLCAPAARAADAGFTAFIASLWPQAREAGVPRATFDAVTKGLTPDYKLPDLLLPGRPATGAPSQAEFVQVPADYVKESRITRLAADGQRLLQKHRRTLAAIEQRFGVPATVVLAIWGRESDFGRYRMPYDAVRVLATQAYVGRRKEQYRGEFILALKIIGEGDVARKDMRASWAGATGLTQFLPSEFYKHGVDFDGDGHVNIWTSVPDALASAAQQLANKGWQPGLRWAYEVRAPANADCTQGVPEITKPIGQWLREGFVPVRGERLSAAEQAQPASLLQPEGSYGPAFLTTKNYFVIKQYNFSDLYVLFVGHLSDRIADSKPFATPWSASKQMRTRDVETMQRHLTRLGLYADKVDGKAGMQTRAALGAFQKSAKLKLDCWPSATVLRAIEAAR, via the coding sequence TTGCGGATCGGCGCGGTCGTCGTGCTGGCGCTGCTGTGCGCGCCGGCCGCGCGCGCCGCCGATGCCGGCTTCACCGCCTTCATCGCCTCGCTGTGGCCGCAGGCGCGCGAGGCCGGGGTGCCGCGCGCCACTTTCGACGCGGTGACCAAGGGGCTGACGCCGGACTACAAATTGCCGGATTTGTTATTGCCGGGCCGGCCCGCCACCGGCGCGCCGTCGCAGGCCGAATTCGTCCAGGTGCCGGCGGATTATGTGAAGGAATCCCGCATCACGCGACTCGCCGCCGATGGCCAGCGGCTGCTGCAGAAGCATCGCCGGACGCTGGCGGCGATCGAGCAGCGCTTCGGCGTGCCGGCGACCGTGGTGCTGGCGATCTGGGGCCGCGAGAGCGATTTCGGCCGCTACCGGATGCCCTATGACGCGGTCCGGGTGCTGGCGACCCAGGCCTATGTGGGCCGCCGCAAGGAGCAGTACCGCGGCGAATTCATTCTGGCGCTGAAGATCATCGGCGAGGGCGATGTGGCGCGCAAGGACATGCGCGCGTCCTGGGCCGGCGCCACCGGGCTGACCCAGTTCCTGCCGTCGGAATTCTACAAGCACGGCGTCGATTTCGATGGCGACGGCCACGTCAATATCTGGACCTCGGTGCCGGACGCGCTGGCCTCGGCGGCGCAGCAACTCGCCAACAAGGGCTGGCAGCCGGGCCTGCGCTGGGCCTATGAGGTCCGCGCCCCGGCCAATGCGGATTGCACCCAAGGGGTCCCCGAAATCACCAAGCCGATCGGGCAGTGGCTGCGCGAGGGCTTCGTGCCGGTGCGCGGCGAGCGGCTGAGCGCGGCCGAGCAGGCGCAGCCGGCGTCGCTGCTGCAGCCGGAAGGCAGCTACGGCCCGGCGTTCCTGACCACCAAGAATTACTTCGTGATCAAGCAGTATAATTTTTCCGATCTCTACGTGCTGTTCGTCGGCCATCTCAGCGACCGCATCGCCGATTCGAAGCCGTTCGCGACGCCGTGGTCGGCGTCGAAGCAGATGCGCACCCGCGATGTCGAGACCATGCAGCGCCACCTGACGCGGCTCGGGCTGTACGCCGACAAGGTCGACGGCAAGGCCGGCATGCAGACCCGCGCGGCGCTCGGTGCCTTCCAGAAATCGGCGAAGCTCAAGCTGGATTGCTGGCCGAGCGCAACCGTGCTGCGCGCGATCGAGGCGGCACGCTAA
- a CDS encoding BrnT family toxin, with protein MIDLDRIVGFDWDAGSARKSVDKHGISQAAAEQVFMNKPLLLLHDPIHSRIEPRHHGYGKTHGGRLFQVSFTLRNDDTLVRIISARPMSATERARCGKEEV; from the coding sequence ATGATTGATCTGGATCGAATTGTTGGGTTCGATTGGGATGCCGGCAGTGCCCGCAAGAGCGTCGACAAGCATGGCATCAGCCAAGCGGCAGCGGAGCAGGTCTTCATGAACAAGCCGCTGCTGCTATTGCACGACCCGATCCACAGCCGCATTGAGCCGCGACATCATGGCTACGGGAAAACCCATGGCGGGCGGCTCTTCCAGGTCAGTTTCACTTTGCGTAACGACGATACCCTGGTGCGGATCATTTCCGCGCGACCGATGAGCGCCACGGAGCGCGCGCGCTGTGGCAAAGAAGAAGTTTAA
- the bfr gene encoding bacterioferritin: MKGDAKVIEYLNRGLRSELTAISQYWLHYRLLDNWGLKELAKQWRKESIEEMEHADKFTDRIIFLDGFPNMQVLDPLHIGQNVKEVLEADLQAEIGARTLYQEAATYCHGVKDYVSRDLFEQLMKDEEHHIDFLETQLDLVSKIGIELYQASHIGELDHD; this comes from the coding sequence ATGAAGGGCGACGCGAAGGTCATCGAATACCTCAACCGGGGACTGCGCAGCGAGTTGACCGCGATCAGCCAGTATTGGCTGCATTATCGTCTGCTCGACAATTGGGGGCTGAAGGAGCTCGCCAAGCAGTGGCGCAAGGAATCGATCGAGGAGATGGAGCACGCTGACAAGTTCACCGATCGCATCATCTTCCTTGACGGCTTCCCCAATATGCAGGTGCTGGACCCGTTGCATATCGGCCAGAACGTCAAGGAAGTCCTGGAGGCCGATCTGCAGGCCGAGATCGGCGCGCGCACGCTGTATCAGGAAGCCGCTACCTACTGCCACGGCGTCAAGGACTATGTGTCGCGGGATCTGTTCGAGCAGTTGATGAAGGACGAGGAGCACCACATCGACTTCCTCGAAACCCAGCTCGACCTGGTCAGCAAGATCGGCATCGAACTGTATCAGGCGTCGCATATCGGCGAACTCGACCACGACTGA
- a CDS encoding rhodanese-like domain-containing protein has protein sequence MPQQITRGIKALLDEANAQIETLSVKDAIAIHQAGADADVVIVDIRDPREVERDGRIPGAFSCTRGMLEFWIDPESPYAKPVFQADKKFVFFCAGGLRSALAAKTAQDMGLKPVAHIEGGFAAWRDAGGPVEAFVPKHPKG, from the coding sequence ATGCCCCAGCAAATCACCCGCGGCATCAAGGCGCTGCTCGACGAGGCCAATGCGCAAATCGAGACGCTCAGCGTCAAGGACGCGATCGCGATCCATCAGGCCGGTGCTGACGCAGACGTGGTGATCGTCGACATCCGGGATCCGCGCGAGGTCGAGCGCGACGGGCGGATTCCCGGGGCGTTTTCCTGCACCCGCGGCATGCTGGAATTCTGGATCGATCCGGAAAGTCCCTATGCCAAGCCGGTGTTTCAGGCCGACAAGAAATTCGTGTTCTTCTGCGCCGGCGGCCTGCGCTCGGCGCTGGCGGCGAAGACCGCGCAGGACATGGGGTTGAAGCCGGTGGCGCATATCGAGGGCGGTTTCGCCGCCTGGCGCGACGCCGGCGGCCCGGTCGAGGCCTTTGTGCCGAAACATCCGAAGGGCTAA
- a CDS encoding TIGR00645 family protein produces the protein MSMTPETPLLPKGLPLRPIPMLIFGSRWLQLPLYVGLIVAQGIYVVLFLKELWHLLLHSFDFSEQQIMLAVLGLIDVVMISNLLVMVIVGGYETFVSRLNLQGHPDEPEWLSHVNASVLKIKLAMAIIGISSIHLLRTFIEAGALGSATSNYNQAGVMWQTIIHTVFILSAIGIAYVDRLSTLAVEEAKAQAGHH, from the coding sequence ATGTCGATGACGCCCGAAACACCGCTGCTGCCGAAGGGCTTGCCGTTGCGCCCGATCCCGATGCTGATCTTCGGCTCGCGCTGGCTGCAGCTGCCGCTTTATGTCGGGCTGATCGTCGCCCAGGGCATCTATGTGGTGCTGTTCCTCAAAGAGCTGTGGCACCTGCTGCTGCATTCGTTCGATTTCAGCGAGCAGCAGATCATGCTGGCGGTGCTGGGGCTGATCGACGTGGTGATGATCTCCAACCTGCTGGTGATGGTGATCGTCGGCGGTTATGAGACCTTCGTGTCGCGGCTCAATCTGCAGGGCCATCCGGACGAGCCGGAATGGCTCAGCCACGTCAATGCCAGCGTGCTCAAGATCAAGCTGGCGATGGCGATCATCGGCATTTCCTCGATCCATCTGCTGCGCACCTTCATCGAGGCCGGCGCGCTGGGCTCCGCCACCAGCAACTACAATCAGGCCGGGGTGATGTGGCAGACCATCATCCACACCGTGTTCATCCTGTCGGCGATCGGCATCGCCTATGTGGACCGGCTGTCGACGCTCGCCGTCGAGGAGGCCAAGGCGCAGGCGGGGCACCATTGA
- a CDS encoding vWA domain-containing protein, whose translation MFLQFFTSLRDAQVPVTLREYLTLMEALDADLAGQSVENFYYLSRAALVKDERNLDKFDRVFGTVFKGLESLLEGMEKAEIPAEWLKKLAEKYLTEEEKKQIEAMGWDKLMETLRERLKEQKERHQGGNKWIGTAGTSPFGAEGYNPEGVRIGQDKSRHQRAVKVWDKREFKDLDGNVELGIRNIKVALRRLRKFARTGAPDELDLDTTIKETANHGYLDVHMRPERRNAVKVLVFFDIGGSMDSHVAQVEELFSAAKTEFKHMEYFYFHNCLYEGVWKQNRRRFTDRTPTWDVLHKFPHDYKVVFVGDASMSPYEIMVPGGSVEHVNEEAGSVWLERVTQTYPHAVWLNPVAQRHWDYSESTTLIRRLFSERMFPLTLEGLEGAMKELVR comes from the coding sequence ATGTTCCTGCAATTTTTCACATCGCTGCGCGACGCCCAGGTGCCGGTCACCTTGCGTGAATATCTGACGCTGATGGAGGCGCTCGACGCCGACCTCGCCGGACAGTCGGTCGAGAATTTCTACTATTTGTCGCGCGCCGCCCTGGTCAAGGACGAGCGCAATCTCGACAAGTTCGACCGCGTGTTCGGCACCGTGTTCAAGGGGCTGGAAAGCCTGCTCGAGGGCATGGAGAAGGCGGAGATTCCGGCCGAATGGCTGAAAAAGCTGGCGGAGAAATATCTCACCGAGGAAGAAAAGAAGCAGATCGAGGCGATGGGCTGGGACAAGCTCATGGAGACGCTGCGCGAACGCCTGAAGGAACAGAAGGAACGCCACCAGGGCGGCAATAAATGGATCGGCACCGCCGGCACCTCGCCATTCGGCGCCGAGGGCTACAACCCGGAAGGCGTCCGGATCGGCCAGGACAAGAGCCGGCACCAGCGCGCCGTCAAGGTCTGGGACAAGCGCGAATTCAAGGATCTCGACGGCAATGTCGAGCTCGGCATCCGCAACATCAAGGTGGCGCTGCGGCGCCTGCGCAAATTCGCCCGCACCGGCGCGCCGGACGAACTCGATCTCGACACCACGATCAAGGAGACCGCCAATCACGGCTATCTCGACGTCCACATGCGCCCGGAGCGGCGCAACGCCGTCAAGGTGCTGGTGTTCTTCGATATCGGCGGCTCGATGGATTCCCACGTCGCCCAGGTCGAGGAATTGTTCTCGGCGGCGAAGACCGAATTCAAGCACATGGAATATTTCTACTTCCACAATTGCCTCTATGAGGGCGTGTGGAAGCAGAACCGCCGCCGCTTCACCGATCGGACCCCGACCTGGGACGTGCTGCATAAATTTCCGCACGACTACAAAGTCGTGTTTGTCGGCGACGCCTCGATGAGCCCCTACGAAATCATGGTGCCGGGCGGCTCGGTCGAACACGTCAATGAGGAGGCCGGATCGGTCTGGCTGGAACGGGTGACGCAGACCTATCCGCACGCGGTGTGGCTCAATCCGGTGGCGCAGCGGCACTGGGACTATTCGGAGAGCACCACCTTGATCCGCCGACTGTTCTCCGAGCGCATGTTCCCGCTGACGCTGGAAGGTCTCGAAGGCGCGATGAAGGAATTGGTGCGGTAA
- a CDS encoding L,D-transpeptidase — translation MMNSRILTLLATVAAVAAGISAAAAQGYPATPGSYATAPAAYPPEYGRGPGSIPDFDALDDADATPGRPQGTVSLSPPGPVMSPDDPRYGRPMASPPVYSDRAPQGPVMSPDDPRYGRPMAAPSVIYSDRAPGDDGRGPQQAPGSQQSTTGSLQQPIGSDGRPMVMSALPADDQPEAESNADKLAPNLRRQEVSFVTKEPAGTIVVDTANTYLYYILGNGRAMRYGVRVGRDGFTWKGVEKITRKAEWPDWHPPTEMIERQPYLPRFMAGGPGNPLGARAMYLGSTVYRIHGTNQPSTIGKFVSSGCIGMLNEDVSDLFERVKVGTRVVVLPGTPPAQTTTASVQQVQGQGSVPGTQPTSVAPLPAPVTIR, via the coding sequence ATGATGAATTCACGCATTTTAACGCTATTGGCGACCGTCGCGGCTGTGGCCGCAGGGATTTCTGCAGCTGCTGCGCAGGGTTATCCTGCGACGCCTGGCTCATACGCGACCGCGCCCGCGGCCTATCCGCCGGAATATGGTCGCGGCCCCGGCTCGATTCCCGACTTCGATGCGCTGGACGATGCTGACGCCACGCCAGGACGCCCGCAAGGCACGGTGTCACTGTCGCCGCCGGGTCCGGTAATGTCGCCTGACGACCCGCGTTATGGCCGCCCGATGGCGTCGCCGCCGGTTTATTCCGACCGCGCCCCGCAGGGCCCGGTTATGTCGCCCGATGATCCGCGCTATGGCCGCCCGATGGCCGCGCCGTCGGTGATCTATTCGGATCGCGCGCCGGGTGACGATGGTCGTGGTCCGCAACAAGCCCCGGGCTCCCAGCAAAGCACGACCGGGTCGCTGCAGCAGCCAATCGGCAGCGACGGCAGGCCCATGGTGATGTCGGCACTGCCGGCCGACGATCAGCCGGAGGCGGAAAGCAACGCCGATAAATTGGCGCCGAATCTGCGCCGGCAGGAAGTTTCGTTCGTCACCAAGGAGCCGGCCGGCACCATCGTTGTCGATACGGCGAACACCTATCTCTATTACATACTCGGCAATGGCCGGGCGATGCGTTACGGCGTCCGCGTCGGCCGCGACGGCTTTACCTGGAAGGGCGTCGAGAAGATCACCCGCAAGGCCGAATGGCCCGATTGGCACCCGCCGACCGAGATGATCGAGCGTCAGCCCTATCTGCCGCGCTTCATGGCCGGTGGCCCCGGCAATCCGCTCGGCGCCCGCGCGATGTATCTCGGCTCAACGGTGTACCGGATTCACGGCACCAACCAGCCCTCCACGATCGGAAAATTCGTATCCTCGGGCTGCATCGGAATGCTGAACGAGGACGTTTCCGACCTGTTCGAACGGGTCAAGGTCGGAACCCGCGTCGTGGTGTTGCCGGGCACTCCGCCGGCCCAGACCACCACCGCCTCGGTTCAGCAGGTTCAGGGGCAGGGATCGGTTCCCGGCACCCAGCCGACCTCGGTTGCGCCGCTGCCGGCCCCGGTGACGATCCGCTGA
- the ettA gene encoding energy-dependent translational throttle protein EttA: MARQFVYFMQDLSKTYPTRKVLDNVHLSFYPDAKIGVLGVNGSGKSTLLKIMAGLDKEYTGEAWVADGARVGYLEQEPQLDPALTVRENVMLGVAKQKAIMDRYNELAMNYSEETADEMTKLQDEIEAQGLWDLDSKVDQAMDALRCPPDDADVTKLSGGERRRVALCKLLLDQPDLLLLDEPTNHLDAESVSWLEGHLRNYPGAILIVTHDRYFLDNVTSWILELDRGKGIPYEGNYSSWLKQKQKRLVQEGREDAAHQKTLEREQEWIASSPKARQAKSKARYTRYEELLQKASDKQTQTAQITIPVAERLGQNVVDFEGLTKGFGDRILIDNLTFKLPPGGIVGVIGPNGAGKTTLFRMITGQEKPDQGTITVGETVHLGYVDQSRDSLDGKKNVWEEISGGNELILLGKKEVNSRGYCSSFNFKGGDQQKKVGSLSGGERNRVHLAKMLKSGSNVLLLDEPTNDLDVDTLRALEEALEDFAGCAVIISHDRWFLDRIATHILAFEDDSHVEWFEGNFQDYEKDKMRRLGQDSVIPHRAKYKKLTR; the protein is encoded by the coding sequence ATGGCTCGCCAGTTCGTCTATTTCATGCAGGATCTGTCCAAGACCTATCCGACCCGTAAAGTGCTGGATAACGTCCATCTGTCGTTCTACCCGGACGCCAAGATCGGCGTGCTCGGCGTCAACGGCTCCGGCAAATCGACGCTGCTCAAGATCATGGCCGGGCTCGACAAGGAATATACTGGCGAGGCCTGGGTCGCTGATGGCGCACGGGTGGGCTATCTGGAGCAGGAGCCGCAGCTCGATCCCGCGCTCACGGTGCGCGAGAACGTGATGCTCGGCGTCGCCAAGCAGAAGGCGATCATGGATCGCTACAACGAACTGGCGATGAATTATTCGGAAGAAACCGCCGACGAGATGACCAAGCTGCAGGACGAGATCGAGGCCCAGGGCCTGTGGGATCTCGACAGCAAGGTCGACCAGGCGATGGACGCGCTGCGCTGCCCGCCCGACGACGCCGATGTAACGAAACTCTCGGGCGGCGAGCGCCGCCGCGTCGCGCTGTGCAAGCTGCTGCTCGACCAGCCCGATCTGTTGCTGCTCGATGAGCCGACCAACCATCTCGACGCCGAAAGCGTGTCGTGGCTGGAAGGCCATCTGCGCAACTATCCGGGCGCGATCCTGATCGTCACCCATGACCGTTACTTCCTCGACAACGTCACCAGCTGGATTCTCGAGCTCGACCGCGGCAAGGGGATTCCCTATGAGGGCAATTACTCGTCCTGGCTGAAGCAGAAGCAGAAGCGGCTGGTGCAGGAGGGCCGCGAGGACGCCGCCCACCAGAAGACGCTGGAGCGCGAGCAGGAATGGATCGCCTCGTCGCCGAAGGCCCGGCAGGCCAAGTCCAAGGCGCGCTACACCCGCTATGAGGAGCTGCTGCAGAAGGCCAGCGACAAGCAGACCCAGACCGCCCAGATCACCATCCCGGTGGCCGAGCGGCTCGGCCAGAACGTGGTCGATTTCGAGGGCCTGACCAAGGGCTTCGGCGATCGCATCCTGATCGACAATCTCACCTTCAAATTGCCGCCCGGCGGCATCGTCGGCGTGATCGGCCCGAACGGCGCCGGCAAGACCACGCTGTTCCGGATGATCACCGGGCAGGAAAAGCCGGACCAGGGCACGATCACCGTCGGTGAGACCGTGCATCTGGGCTATGTCGACCAGTCACGCGACAGCCTCGATGGCAAGAAGAACGTCTGGGAGGAAATCTCCGGCGGCAACGAGCTGATCCTGCTCGGCAAGAAGGAAGTCAATTCGCGCGGCTATTGCTCGTCGTTCAACTTCAAGGGCGGCGACCAGCAGAAGAAGGTCGGCTCACTGTCAGGCGGCGAACGCAACCGCGTGCATCTGGCCAAGATGCTGAAATCCGGCTCCAACGTTCTGCTGCTCGATGAGCCGACCAACGACCTCGACGTCGACACGCTGCGCGCGCTGGAAGAAGCGCTGGAAGACTTCGCCGGCTGCGCCGTGATCATCAGCCATGACCGCTGGTTCCTCGACCGCATCGCCACCCATATCCTGGCCTTCGAAGACGACAGCCATGTCGAATGGTTCGAAGGCAATTTCCAGGACTACGAGAAGGACAAGATGCGCAGGCTCGGCCAGGATTCGGTGATCCCGCACCGGGCGAAGTACAAGAAGCTGACGAGGTAG
- a CDS encoding GlsB/YeaQ/YmgE family stress response membrane protein, with protein MGINSILVWLLVGAIAGWLAGLIVRGGGFGLLGNIVIGIIGAVVAGWLLPFLGVNLGSGIGRAIINSAIGAVVVLVILSVIRRA; from the coding sequence ATGGGTATCAATTCGATTCTGGTCTGGCTGCTGGTCGGCGCGATCGCGGGCTGGCTCGCGGGGTTGATCGTGCGCGGCGGCGGCTTCGGCCTGCTCGGCAATATCGTGATCGGCATTATCGGCGCCGTGGTGGCGGGCTGGCTGCTGCCGTTTCTCGGCGTCAATCTCGGCTCCGGCATCGGCCGCGCCATCATCAATTCGGCGATCGGCGCCGTCGTGGTGCTGGTCATCCTGTCGGTGATCCGCCGGGCCTAG
- a CDS encoding type II toxin-antitoxin system VapC family toxin, translating to MTLVDTNILIDILSADRNWQLWSAAALRQQSLHGLLLINEIVYAELSARYTSQQKLDAAIDLLDLHFEWLPKSALYIAGQTFNDYRRSGGIRTSILADFFIGAHAAAGKVPILTRDTGRYRRYFPDVELIAPG from the coding sequence ATGACGCTGGTCGACACCAATATTCTGATCGACATCTTGTCGGCAGATCGAAATTGGCAGTTGTGGTCGGCCGCAGCATTGCGACAGCAGTCGCTGCATGGACTGCTGTTGATCAACGAAATCGTCTATGCCGAACTATCCGCGCGCTATACGAGCCAGCAGAAACTCGATGCGGCGATCGACTTGCTCGACCTTCACTTCGAATGGCTTCCCAAGTCAGCCCTCTACATCGCCGGCCAGACATTCAACGACTATCGCCGATCCGGCGGCATTCGGACCAGCATCCTCGCCGATTTCTTCATCGGAGCACACGCAGCCGCGGGGAAAGTTCCGATCCTGACCCGCGACACCGGTCGCTACCGGCGCTACTTTCCCGACGTCGAACTGATTGCGCCGGGGTAG
- a CDS encoding BrnA antitoxin family protein: protein MAKKKFKPIPAFATEAEERAFWESHDTADYFDLSKAVTVRFPNLKPSTTAISLRLPVGLLEQIKIAANKRDVPYLSLIKIWLAEKVG from the coding sequence GTGGCAAAGAAGAAGTTTAAGCCAATCCCAGCATTCGCCACCGAGGCCGAAGAACGCGCCTTCTGGGAGTCACACGACACCGCTGACTATTTCGATCTCAGCAAGGCCGTTACTGTCCGCTTCCCCAACCTCAAGCCGTCCACCACCGCGATCTCGCTGCGGCTGCCGGTCGGTCTGTTGGAGCAGATCAAGATCGCCGCCAACAAGCGCGACGTGCCGTATCTGTCGCTGATCAAGATCTGGCTGGCGGAGAAGGTTGGGTAG
- the sseA gene encoding 3-mercaptopyruvate sulfurtransferase: MTSQDDPLVSTDWLAAHLDDPKVKIIDASFKMPGVLPLPIDDYLAAHIPGAALFDVDAVSDHGSPLPHMYPDARQFARDVEALGISSGDIVVAYDSGSWVAAPRAWWMFLSFGYANIRVLDGGLKKWRAEGRATESGKVSPTPGRFSATLDPGFVRSQAQLVANLQSGIEQVIDARAANRFEGSVAEPRPGLRAGHIPGSRNLPYNELIDPVSGAMKPLDALRQAFEAAGLDLARPIVTSCGSGVSAAVLTLALVRLGVRGSALYDGSWSEWGLLDGPPVATGPA, encoded by the coding sequence ATGACATCGCAAGACGATCCGCTGGTTTCCACCGACTGGCTCGCCGCCCATCTGGATGATCCCAAGGTCAAGATCATCGACGCCTCGTTCAAGATGCCGGGCGTCCTGCCGCTGCCGATCGACGATTATCTGGCCGCGCATATTCCGGGGGCGGCGTTGTTCGACGTCGACGCGGTGTCGGATCATGGCTCGCCATTGCCGCATATGTATCCCGATGCCCGCCAGTTCGCCCGCGATGTCGAAGCGCTGGGCATCTCCTCCGGCGATATTGTGGTGGCCTATGATTCCGGCAGCTGGGTCGCCGCGCCGCGCGCCTGGTGGATGTTCCTGTCGTTCGGCTACGCCAATATCCGGGTGCTGGACGGCGGCTTGAAGAAATGGCGGGCCGAGGGCCGCGCCACCGAATCCGGCAAGGTGTCGCCGACGCCGGGGCGGTTCAGCGCGACACTCGATCCCGGCTTTGTCCGCAGCCAGGCGCAGCTGGTGGCCAATCTGCAGTCGGGGATCGAACAGGTGATCGACGCCCGCGCCGCCAATCGCTTCGAGGGCAGCGTCGCCGAGCCGCGACCGGGGCTGCGCGCCGGCCACATTCCGGGCAGCCGCAACCTGCCTTACAATGAGTTGATCGATCCGGTCAGCGGCGCCATGAAGCCGCTGGACGCATTGCGTCAGGCGTTCGAGGCCGCGGGCCTGGATCTGGCGCGGCCGATCGTCACCAGCTGCGGTTCCGGCGTCTCGGCGGCGGTGCTGACGCTGGCGCTGGTCCGGCTCGGGGTGCGCGGCTCGGCGCTCTATGATGGGTCGTGGTCGGAATGGGGCCTGCTCGACGGCCCGCCGGTGGCAACCGGCCCGGCCTGA
- a CDS encoding bacterioferritin-associated ferredoxin, translating to MIVCSCNVLTDHDVRSAVCSEGGNARTAGEVYGCLGCSKRCGRCVRSIKQIMTEALRDAGSAEPADHAPAHLHAVPHEHPHDHGHAHAHDHSHGHPHDHSHAPEHAHRGAEQAA from the coding sequence ATGATCGTTTGTTCCTGCAATGTGTTGACTGACCATGACGTGCGTAGCGCTGTCTGTTCCGAGGGCGGCAATGCACGGACCGCCGGCGAGGTCTATGGCTGCCTCGGCTGCAGCAAGCGATGCGGGCGCTGCGTTCGTTCGATCAAGCAGATCATGACCGAGGCGCTGCGTGACGCCGGCAGCGCCGAGCCGGCGGACCATGCGCCGGCTCACCTGCATGCGGTGCCCCATGAGCATCCGCACGACCACGGGCATGCCCATGCCCACGACCATTCGCATGGTCACCCCCACGACCATTCGCATGCACCCGAGCATGCCCATCGTGGCGCCGAGCAAGCTGCCTGA